ACGTCTCCATGTCGCGCTGGGTGGTGAGCCCGCCGATGCGGAGCTCGCCGTCCGACGCCTCGATGGAGTCGAGGCCGGGCACGCGGTGTAGGCTGACGATGTGGTCGGGCGCGATGAGCGACTGCTTCAGGAGCGTGGTGAGCGAGGTGCCGCCAGCGAGCAGCTTGGCGTCGCCGTCGTGCTCGGCGAGCAGTTCGAGCGCGCCGGAGAGGGAGTCTGGTGCGTGGAAGGTGAAGTCGTGCATGGCTACTTCGCCTCCGCAGCGGCCTGGATGGACTCGATGATCTGGTAGTAGCCGGTGCAGCGGCAGAGGTTCCCCATCATCCACTCNNNNNNNNNNNNNNNNNNNNNNNNNNNNNNNNNNNNNNNNNNNNNNNNNNNNNNNNNNNNNNNNNNNNNNNNNNNNNNNNNNNNNNNNNNNNNNNNNNNNNNNNNNNNNNNNNNNNNNNNNNNNNNNNNNNNNNNNNNNNNNNNNNNNNNNNNNNNNNNNNNNNNNNNNNNNNNNNNNNNNNNNNNNNNNNNNNNNNNNNNNNNNNNNNNNNNNNNNNNNNNNNNNNNNNNNNNNNNNNNNNNNNNNNNNNNNNNNNNNNNNNNNNNNNNNNNNNNNNNNNNTCGACGAGGGTGCGGTAGGTGGGCACCTCGCGGGTGTATTCCTGGCCGTTGACGGTGACCGTGACGGTCTGCCTGACTGGAGTCGTGGTCATAGAGCCTCCCTCGCGGCCCGCGCCGGCCGCGTCCTGCTCGGCGGATGCTATCGCAGATGCGCCTCGTTCGCCAACCTTTCACCCTCACCCCGCCCTCTCCCCTCGGGAGAGGGCGCAGACCGGCTGCCGCCGGAGCGGGGAAGAGGTGCGACCAAGGTGTCCAACCTGCCGGGATTCTGGACCCCTTGGTCGTCGCCGTAGGAGTGAATCGCCATGGCGATCTGGAAATCTTGGACGCCTTGGTCAGGGGTGTTACAAGGCCAAGGCCTGCTTCCCGCGACCAAGGTGTCCAAGATGTCCATCGAAATCACTTTTTTCGTGCCGGAGCCATAGAGCGAATCTATAGCTGCGCCGTTAGCTATAGACGCAGTCTATGGGTGCTGCCGGGATGACGGTCATGCAACCAGCGTACGCGGGGATGGGGCGTTCGCGTAAGGGGCGGGTGTCAGAGAGAGAAAGCGAGAGAATCGTCTGTTTCCGATCTACTTCTCAGGATTATGCCGATTCACGTACATTTCGAGCCTAGAGTTTGACGCTAATGCGTCGCGGTGCTACCGTGCCCTGACCAGTTTCGGGTGGGAATGGTCAGGAAGGACCCGCAAGGACGAGCTTGTGCCCCATGCCTGTCGGCTTGGGGGACTGAGGTATTCCGATGACAACCAACAACGCGCCAACCATAGTGGATTCGGATGGGCACATCATCGAATCGATCGAGGAGATGGCGGAGTTCCTCGACCCAGCCATCAGGGATACGGCGCTGGGGACCGGTGGCATTGGAACGATCATCGAACTGAGCAGGAGGAGTCTCTTTGGGACACTCGACGGGTTGCACTTCACCAAGGTAGATACCGGCGACCATGCGACAGCACGTCGCCAACGCATCAACGCGAGCGATCACCGCATGGGCTCCGCCCAGGACTGGAAGGCACTGCTCGACCAGTCAGGCATGGCAGAGACGGTCGTCTACACAACTGAGGGACTGCAGGTAGGCAAGCTGAGAAACAGAGACTACGTTGTAGGTCTGTGCCGCGGGTACAACGACTACGTCGCGGACTGCTACCAAAGGTATGACAGCCGCATCCATCCCATCGGACTGATCCCGATGCAAGACCCTAACCGCGCAGCGCTCGAGCTTCGGCGCGCCGTCAAGGAGTTAGGGTTGTTGGGCGCGATGCTCCCTTCGACAGGTCTCGATCTCCACCTGGGGCACGAGTACTACTGGCCTGTGTACCAGGAGGCCTCAGACCTTGGCTGCATCCTCGCCGTCCACGGCGGCTCAAACGTCGGGATCGGCATCGACTCGTTCACCGACCTCACGACATCCGGCATCGTTCATCATCCGGTCCCGTTGTTGTACGCCTTCGTATCCTTTATCTACGACCGCGTCTTCGAACGCTTTCCTGATATGCGCGTCGCGTTCCTGGAAGGCGGTTGCGCTTGGGTGGCCCTGGCTCTGGACCGGATCCAGCGGGCCGCCGAGTTTTCCGGGGCGCCTCCTCGCCCGGTGGAAGAGTACCTCGCCAGCGGCAATCTCCTCATCGGCTGCGAAGGCGTGGACCCCACGCTGCCGTACCTGGCCGGCCGGGTCGGAATCGAGCCATTCGCCTATTCGTCCGACTATCCCCACGAGGTCGATTTCCAATCTGCCATGGACGAGATACAGGAGACTATCGCGGACGATGGGCTTTCGGACGACCAGAAGACCGCAGTCTTGGGAGGCAACGCCAAGCGGTTCTACAGGCTCTAACTGTACCGCTCAGTACGGAGGACTCGCATGCCGGTTCTGTTGATTGGAGGAGGCTTGGTCGGTTCTCAGATTGCGAATATCCTGGTCGGTGACGGCGAGGATGTGACGGTGCTGGACTATGCCCCC
Above is a window of Dehalococcoidia bacterium DNA encoding:
- a CDS encoding FAD binding domain-containing protein produces the protein VDDGEPLPLHRLLPDHRVHPGRCGGEVAMHDFTFHAPDSLSGALELLAEHDGDAKLLAGGTSLTTLLKQSLIAPDHIVSLHRVPGLDSIEASDGELRIGGLTTQRDMET
- a CDS encoding amidohydrolase family protein — protein: MTTNNAPTIVDSDGHIIESIEEMAEFLDPAIRDTALGTGGIGTIIELSRRSLFGTLDGLHFTKVDTGDHATARRQRINASDHRMGSAQDWKALLDQSGMAETVVYTTEGLQVGKLRNRDYVVGLCRGYNDYVADCYQRYDSRIHPIGLIPMQDPNRAALELRRAVKELGLLGAMLPSTGLDLHLGHEYYWPVYQEASDLGCILAVHGGSNVGIGIDSFTDLTTSGIVHHPVPLLYAFVSFIYDRVFERFPDMRVAFLEGGCAWVALALDRIQRAAEFSGAPPRPVEEYLASGNLLIGCEGVDPTLPYLAGRVGIEPFAYSSDYPHEVDFQSAMDEIQETIADDGLSDDQKTAVLGGNAKRFYRL